The following proteins are encoded in a genomic region of Diadema setosum chromosome 10, eeDiaSeto1, whole genome shotgun sequence:
- the LOC140234470 gene encoding allatostatin-A receptor-like — translation MFEEEVKTQIPGAYFGSRDRLTTPLEEISSSSSAIFQDSLALSSDGYESDISTKVPLLSGWSWKAITWSWWSILQMFTAMLGIAGNSLVIIVLFTRRELSRSTDTLIGALAAADLLASVFMIPLPLPVTVPSSVLGQLYCKVVYTSMFLWVSFDASIFTLTAIAVERYIAVAYPFHFKHLLTRKRVITVIVANWILGFMVESFLFNVAKVVKSSNNCASVFSSKDVQMLIGTILFLMLFVIPALLSLTMQAMTAHALHRQSLVFRKEGNQEGGSNPSARHLAARKRVLQMLFIVVLVFIVCWAPSQCVYFVFNLGLLPDSYWYSPLNNALVVLSFGNSCANPIIYTVRYPEFRTAIGELFSAKKGKSRAPLFSERTEGKPVKSVESVDA, via the coding sequence ATGTTCGAAGAAGAAGTTAAAACGCAAATTCCTGGAGCATACTTCGGGAGCAGAGACCGGTTGACCACGCCTTTAGAAGAAATATCGTCATCTTCGAGTGCAATTTTCCAGGACTCTCTGGCGCTTTCAAGTGATGGATATGAGTCTGATATCAGTACGAAAGTCCCATTGTTGTCTGGCTGGTCATGGAAAGCCATAACGTGGTCCTGGTGGTCGATCCTTCAGATGTTCACCGCCATGCTGGGTATTGCAGGCAATTCCCTGGTGATCATCGTCCTTTTCACCAGAAGAGAACTCAGTCGCTCCACAGATACTTTGATTGGTGCACTGGCTGCAGCGGATCTCCTCGCGTCTGTGTTCATGATACCACTCCCGCTGCCGGTCACGGTCCCTTCGTCCGTTCTCGGACAGCTGTACTGCAAAGTAGTGTACACCTCCATGTTTCTGTGGGTGTCATTCGATGCGTCAATTTTCACTCTAACGGCTATAGCTGTGGAAAGGTACATCGCTGTTGCTTATCCTTTCCATTTTAAGCATTTATTAACTCGAAAGAGGGTCATCACTGTAATTGTAGCGAATTGGATCTTAGGGTTCATGGTCGAATCTTTTTTATTCAATGTCGCAAAAGTTGTTAAATCTTCGAACAACTGCGCTTCCGTGTTTTCTTCTAAAGATGTCCAAATGCTCATCGGAACGATTCTGTTCCTAATGCTCTTCGTTATACCCGCCTTGCTGTCACTTACCATGCAAGCAATGACGGCCCACGCCCTGCATCGCCAGTCCCTGGTGTTCCGTAAAGAGGGCAATCAGGAGGGTGGATCGAATCCATCGGCTAGACATCTGGCAGCCAGGAAACGCGTCTTACAGATGCTGTTCATCGTAGTTCTCGTTTTTATTGTATGCTGGGCACCATCGCAGTGTGTCTATTTCGTCTTTAACCTCGGATTACTTCCAGACTCGTACTGGTATAGTCCATTAAACAACGCACTAGTCGTCCTTTCGTTTGGAAACTCCTGTGCCAATCCGATCATCTACACCGTTCGTTACCCAGAGTTCCGCACGGCAATCGGAGAGCTGTTTTCTGCAAAGAAAGGGAAATCTAGAGCACCGTTATTCAGTGAGCGGACAGAGGGGAAACCTGTAAAATCTGTAGAGAGCGTTGATGCCTAG
- the LOC140234471 gene encoding uncharacterized protein produces MFEEEVTTQIPGGYSGSRDPCTTPLEVISASSRAIFKDSVVPSNDGYECDISPKAPLSSGWSWQAITWSWWLILQMFTAMLGIVGNSLVIIVLFTRRQLSRSTDTLIGALAAADLLASVFMIPHPVPLTVPSSVLGQVYCKAMTAHALHRQSLVFRKEGNQEGGSNPSARHLAARKRVLQMLFIVVLVFIACWGPSQCFYFVFNLGLLPDSYWYSPLNNALVLLSFGNSCANPIIYTIRYPEFRAAIGELFSAKKGKSRAPLFSERTEGNL; encoded by the exons ATGTTTGAAGAAGAAGTTACAACGCAAATTCCTGGAGGGTACTCCGGGAGCAGAGACCCGTGCACCACGCCTTTAGAAGTAATATCGGCATCTTCGAGAGCAATTTTCAAGGACTCTGTGGTGCCTTCGAATGATGGGTATGAGTGTGATATCAGTCCGAAAGCCCCGTTGTCGTCTGGCTGGTCATGGCAAGCCATAACGTGGTCGTGGTGGCTGATCCTGCAGATGTTCACCGCCATGCTGGGTATTGTAGGCAATTCCCTGGTGATCATCGTCCTTTTCACCCGAAGACAGCTCAGTCGGTCCACAGATACCCTGATTGGTGCACTAGCTGCGGCTGATCTTCTAGCGTCCGTCTTCATGATACCACATCCAGTGCCACTTACTGTTCCTTCGTCAGTTCTTGGACAGGTGTACTGCAAA GCAATGACGGCCCACGCCCTGCATCGCCAGTCTCTGGTGTTCCGTAAAGAAGGCAATCAGGAGGGTGGTTCGAACCCGTCGGCTAGACATCTAGCAGCCAGGAAACGCGTCTTACAGATGCTATTCATCGTGGTTCTCGTCTTCATTGCTTGCTGGGGACCATCGCAGTGTTTCTACTTTGTATTTAACCTAGGATTGCTCCCAGATTCTTACTGGTATAGCCCTTTAAACAACGCGTTAGTTCTCCTCTCTTTCGGAAACTCCTGCGCAAATCCGATTATCTACACCATTCGTTACCCAGAGTTCCGCGCGGCAATCGGAGAGCTGTTTTCTGCAAAGAAAGGGAAATCTAGGGCACCATTATTCAGTGAGCGGACAGAGGGAAACCTGTAA
- the LOC140234472 gene encoding allatostatin-A receptor-like, with protein sequence MALSAFTTVTSIRLAMLISYLEMSVSSPALYPAPPATDNESDGMLWKTTQTEPYDVTMFAVEVTGQISGGDFGSRDRWTTPHEVKPLPSRAVCWDAVAPFNDGNGSDITPSAQTSPGWSWQATVWSWRSILQMFTAMLGIVGNSLVIIVLFTRRELSRSTDTLIGALAAADLLASVFMIPLPMPLTVPSSVLGQVYCKVIYTSMFLWVSFNASIFTLTAIAVERYIAVAYPFQFKHLVTRKRVIVVIVANWIFGFMVTSFDFKITKFNNSTNHCVTVFPSTEVQMLIGTTLFLMLFVIPTLLSLTMQALTARALYRQSLVFRNESSQEGLSNPSARHLAARKRVLQMLFIVVIIFIVCWAPSQCFYFVYNIGLLPDSYLYSPLNSALVVLSFGNSCANPIIYTVRYPDFRAAIGELFSSKKGKASAPLFSERTDGKSLKSLESVDV encoded by the coding sequence ATGGCACTGTCTGCCTTTACCACTGTTACCAGCATTCGACTGGCAATgcttatttcatatttggaaATGAGTGTAAGCAGCCCAGCTTTATACCCCGCACCACCTGCTACCGATAACGAATCAGATGGCATGTTGTGGAAGACAACCCAAACAGAGCCTTATGATGTGACAATGTTTGCCGTAGAAGTTACAGGGCAGATTTCTGGAGGAGACTTCGGGAGTAGAGACCGCTGGACCACGCCCCATGAAGTAAAACCTCTACCTTCAAGAGCTGTATGTTGGGACGCTGTTGCTCCTTTTAATGATGGAAATGGGTCTGACATCACTCCTAGTGCCCAGACGTCTCCTGGATGGTCCTGGCAAGCCACAGTGTGGTCATGGAGGTCGATCCTTCAGATGTTCACTGCCATGCTGGGCATTGTTGGAAATTCCCTGGTGATCATCGTCCTTTTTACCCGAAGAGAACTCAGTCGTTCCACAGATACCCTGATTGGTGCGCTGGCTGCGGCGGATCTTCTTGCGTCCGTCTTTATGATACCGCTCCCTATGCCACTAACAGTACCTTCGTCAGTTCTTGGGCAGGTGTACTGCAAAGTAATTTACACCTCAATGTTTCTGTGGGTGTCATTCAATGCGTCCATTTTCACCTTAACCGCTATAGCTGTAGAAAGGTACATCGCTGTGGCTTATCCTTTCCAGTTCAAGCATTTGGTAACTCGTAAGAGGGTGATCGTCGTGATTGTCGCTAATTGGATCTTCGGGTTCATGGTCACGTCTTTCGATTTCAAAATCACAAAGTTTAATAACTCAACGAATCATTGCGTAACGGTGTTTCCTTCTACAGAAGTACAAATGCTCATCGGAACGACTTTGTTCTTGATGCTCTTCGTTATACCCACCTTGTTGTCACTAACAATGCAGGCTTTGACGGCAAGGGCCTTGTATCGCCAGTCTCTGGTGTTCCGTAATGAAAGCAGCCAAGAGGGTCTATCGAACCCTTCGGCTAGACACTTAGCAGCAAGGAAACGCGTCTTACAGATGCTCTTCATCGTGGTTATCATCTTCATCGTGTGCTGGGCGCCATCGCAGTGTTTCTACTTTGTCTATAACATTGGATTGCTCCCCGACTCCTACTTGTACAGCCCATTAAACAGCGCATTGGTTGTTCTCTCCTTCGGAAACTCCTGCGCAAACCCGATTATCTACACCGTCCGTTACCCAGATTTCCGCGCTGCGATAGGAGAGCTGTTTTCTTCAAAGAAAGGGAAGGCTAGTGCACCTTTGTTCAGCGAGAGGACAGATGGAAAAAGTTTAAAATCTCTTGAGAGCGTTGATGTCTAA